DNA from Anaerolineales bacterium:
ACCTGCGCGGTGTCGTCTGGCTGCGGCTCGCCGTCCTGTGGCGCCTGCGGTACTTCAGCCGGCTCGAATTGGTCTGACATAACGTATCTTCCCTACTTACCTAGTACAACAACCAGCGGAAGAAGCTCCCAAATACCGTATCCAAACCGCCGAGGATGATCGCCATGACGATCATCACGATCAGCACAATACGCGTCAGGGCCAGCGCCTCGGGGCGGGTGGGCCAGGATACCTTGCGCAACTCAACAATGGTTTCACGAAAGAACCGTTGGATCGCATTTGGTTGGCGAACCTGAGTTTGGTTTGACATGCCACACTCCTTCATGCAAGCGACACTACGGCTTGCGCGCGTATAAATTCAGGCAGGCGAGGCAGGAATCGAACCCGCAACCCCCGGTTTTGGAGACCGGTGCTCTGCCAATTGAGCTACTCGCCTAAGCCAGGTGCGCGCCATAGGCGCGCACCTGGAAAACTACTTGGTTTCGCGGTGCAGGCGATGACCT
Protein-coding regions in this window:
- the secE gene encoding preprotein translocase subunit SecE, with the protein product MSNQTQVRQPNAIQRFFRETIVELRKVSWPTRPEALALTRIVLIVMIVMAIILGGLDTVFGSFFRWLLY